The DNA sequence GCCCTGCTGGCCAATCAACACAAGTCTTAACTCTGTAGAGAGGAGAAAGTGTCGGGCTGTTTGTCATTCAACACAACGATTTCAACATGATGACAACTCCGAAGTTCGTTCTCTACTTAACATGTTTCTTCTGGGGGAAAAtgggtgagttgtgtgttttctaaatgttcAGTCAGTCCTGATTACGATTTCAGTTATGTCACATAACATTAACTGTTATTTTGCTCTTCAGTTCAGATGCATCATTTTAGCTTGTCTCGTGAAGACAGTGGATTTATATCAGCTGCTGTTGGAGACAACTTGACTTTGCAGTGTTCATATGAGGAGAGGGAAGATGGGATGTATTtgtacaaacaaacaccagGACAGAAACCTCAAATTATCTCAGTGACCTACAGAGCCACCAAAAGTCTTTCGTTAGTGAATGAATTCAAGGACAATCCACGCTTCACTGTGGAAACTAATGATGTTGTGAATCACCTAAATATCTCAGATCTGCAGCTTTCAGACTCAGCTACTTACTACTGTATAAAGAGTAATTTCTACGTGTTTGAGTTTACGGAGGGCGTCACTGTCAGTGTGAAAGGTTCAGGGTCTAACATCCAGGCTGTGGTGCATCAGTCTGAGAGCATCCAGCCAGGAGGCTCTGTGACTCTCAGCTGTACAGTTCACACTGGGACCTGTGATGGAGAACACAGTGTTTACTGGGTCAAGAACTCTGAAGAACCTCAGCCAGGACTCATCTACACCCACGGAGACAGGAACCAtcagtgtgagaggaaacccgacaatcagacacacacctgtgtctACAACTTGTCAATGGAGAGACTGAACCATTCTCATGCTGGGACCTACTACTGTGCTGTCGCTGCATGTggacacattgtgtttggagacgggaccaagctggagtttgatAGTGAGTCACCAGCAGAGACTAATTTAATGAATTGTGACAGTTACGTAGAAAGTGTCAGAGCTAAACAATTAGTAAAATACTcgacaacaacaaaatgaaacagTAACCCAGTTGGTCCTGTCTGaatgattatattattattgtaagaTTATATaattttactattattattattgtattgttgagattatttttaataatacgATTATTTTAGTAGTGGTCAggttattaatattgttattataatttttataatattttttttgaaaaaaacacacactcacacacacaaactgctttGTCATTCCGTTCTGTTAACTGTCCTGTATTCACTGTTCTTgtcctctttgttttgttctgtcaatgtcttgtctcttgttttgaaaagttaatTGAAAATTTCAAACAGAAGCGACACAATTATTAGAATTTCTCCTGTTGCAGATGAAGTGAACTGGTTGGTGTATTTCCTGAGTGGAGCTTTGGGATTCACCATCAGCCTTTTGCTGGCTGTGTTACTGTACAAGATAAACAAGAGAAGATGCTGGAGATGTTCAGGTAACCACTCATCTCTAGCTTG is a window from the Limanda limanda chromosome 22, fLimLim1.1, whole genome shotgun sequence genome containing:
- the LOC133028826 gene encoding uncharacterized protein LOC133028826, with amino-acid sequence MMTTPKFVLYLTCFFWGKMVQMHHFSLSREDSGFISAAVGDNLTLQCSYEEREDGMYLYKQTPGQKPQIISVTYRATKSLSLVNEFKDNPRFTVETNDVVNHLNISDLQLSDSATYYCIKSNFYVFEFTEGVTVSVKGSGSNIQAVVHQSESIQPGGSVTLSCTVHTGTCDGEHSVYWVKNSEEPQPGLIYTHGDRNHQCERKPDNQTHTCVYNLSMERLNHSHAGTYYCAVAACGHIVFGDGTKLEFDNEVNWLVYFLSGALGFTISLLLAVLLYKINKRRCWRCSESRTQPSSPSTTNAEGNQRADDLHYAAVNVRVASRSRRQRDNTNDECVYSSVKL